The Glycine soja cultivar W05 chromosome 3, ASM419377v2, whole genome shotgun sequence genome window below encodes:
- the LOC114407751 gene encoding single-stranded DNA-binding protein WHY2, mitochondrial-like, translated as MFTLSRVFPLTSPSRHRLLEVLSSRKVEVGDRLRQEGRDFTYSAAISTATNNYAAKGHASDRIFAPYTVYKGKAAFSLIPCLPTFTKLDSGTVVVDRRGSIMMSFMHSIGERKYDWDKRQKFALSATEVGSLITMDAQDSCDFFHDPSMLSSNAGQVRKSLSIKPHANGYFVSLTVVNNLLNTKDYFSVPVTTAEFAVMKTACTFALPHIMGWDQITNQQSRGIDGLQAKGDSKVSELEWER; from the exons ATGTTCACGCTATCTCGCGTGTTCCCTCTCACTTCCCCTTCCAG GCATAGGCTCTTGGAAGTGCTGTCCTCTAGGAAAGTTGAAGTCGGAGACCGTCTGCGCCAAGAGGGGCGCGATTTTACCTATTCAGCTGCCATTTCTACTGCTACAAATAACTATGCTGCCAAAG GACACGCTTCCGATCGAATATTTGCTCCTTATACTGTTTACAAGGGCAAAGCTGCATTCTCGTTGATTCCTTGTCTTCCAACTTTCACTAAGTTGGAT TCTGGGACTGTTGTAGTTGATCGACGCGGTTCAATCATGATGTCTTTCATGCATTCTATTGGAGAGCGCAAATATGACTGGGATAAAAGACAG AAATTTGCTCTCTCGGCAACTGAAGTTGGTTCTTTGATAACCATGGACGCTCAAGATTCCTGTGATTTCTTTCATGACCCCTCAATGTTATCAAG TAATGCTGGTCAAGTAAGGAAGAGCTTATCAATTAAGCCTCATGCAAATGGCTACTTTGTGTCTTTga CTGTTGTCAACAACCTGTTAAACACCAAAGACTACTTCAGTGTTCCCGTCACAACTGCTGAGTTTGCTGTAATGAAGACAGCTTGCACT TTTGCATTGCCACACATTATGGGTTGGGACCAGATAACTAATCAGCAATCCAGAGGCATAGATGGCCTTCAAGCAAAGGGTGACTCTAAAGTTTCAGAGTTGGAATGGGAAAGATGA
- the LOC114407752 gene encoding uncharacterized protein LOC114407752, whose translation MGIVVGCSCSAPPHPSHHLLLLGFFLTLLLQTFEVEPSTFNYTRYRKVSSLRLQRIQRHLDNINKPPVLTIESPDGDLIDCVHKRKQPALDHPLLKNHKIQKAPTKMPRGMKRVEEKEIEIRSAWQMWHKNGTRCPKGTVPIRRSTVHDVLRAKSLFDFGKKQRRFRLTGRSDAPDVVSGNGHEHAIAYTGSSQEVYGAKATINVWEPSIQVVNEFSLSQIWILSGSFDGTDLNSIEAGWQVSPELYGDSRPRLFTYWTSDSYQATGCYNLLCAGFVQTNGRIAIGAAISPISSYESNQYDITILIWKDPKVGNWWMSFGDGTLVGYWPEGLFTHLATHATMVEWGGEVVNTRANGQHTSTQMGSGHFANDGFGKSSYFRNLEIVDTDNSLSSVHNILTLAENTNCYDIKSSYSNEWGTYFYYGGPGNNPLCP comes from the exons atgggTATTGTTGTTGGCTGTTCTTGTTCTGCTCCTCCTCATCCTAGTCatcatcttctccttcttggttTCTTCTTGACCCTTCTTCTACAAACGTTTGAGGTTGAACCCAGCACCTTCAATTACACAAGGTATAGGAAAGTCAGCAGCTTGAGACTCCAAAGGATTCAGAGACACTTGGACAACATTAACAAGCCTCCGGTCCTCACCATAGAG aGTCCAGATGGTGATCTCATAGATTGTGTCcataaaagaaaacaaccaGCTTTAGATCACCCCCTTTTAAAGAATCACAAGATTCAG AAAGCACCAACGAAGATGCCAAGGGGTATGAAGAGAGTAGAAGAGAAAGAGATAGAAATTAGGAGTGCATGGCAAATGTGGCATAAAAATGGAACGCGCTGTCCAAAGGGAACGGTTCCGATACGGCGGAGCACGGTGCATGACGTGTTGAGAGCAAAGTCTTTGTTTGACTTTGGAAAGAAGCAACGACGGTTTCGTCTTACTGGGCGCAGTGACGCCCCCGATGTAGTCAGCGGCAATGGCCATGAG CATGCGATCGCATACACTGGATCATCACAGGAGGTTTACGGTGCAAAGGCAACAATAAATGTGTGGGAACCTTCGATCCAAGTAGTCAACGAGTTCAGTCTCTCTCAAATTTGGATTCTTTCTGGCTCCTTTGATGGCACAGATCTCAACAGCATTGAAGCTGGATGGCAG GTCAGTCCGGAGCTTTATGGTGACAGCAGGCCCAGATTATTCACTTACTGGACG AGTGACTCATATCAAGCAACCGGATGCTACAACCTTCTTTGTGCGGGTTTTGTGCAAACAAATGGCAGGATAGCCATTGGAGCTGCCATTTCCCCCATCTCATCTTATGAATCCAACCAATATGACATCACCATCCTAATTTGGAAG gaccCGAAAGTAGGGAATTGGTGGATGAGTTTTGGTGATGGCACATTGGTAGGGTACTGGCCAGAAGGGTTATTCACACACTTGGCCACACACGCCACCATGGTGGAGTGGGGTGGCGAAGTGGTTAACACACGTGCCAATGGCCAACACACCTCAACCCAAATGGGCTCGGGCCACTTTGCTAATGATGGTTTTGGAAAATCAAGCTATTTTCGTAATCTTGAGATTGTAGACACCGACAATAGTCTTAGCTCGGTGCACAATATCTTAACACTTGCTGAGAACACCAATTGTTATGACATCAAGAGCTCCTATAGTAATGAATGGGGCACATACTTCTATTATGGTGGGCCAGGCAACAATCCTCTGTGCCCATAA